Part of the Pseudomonas sp. ADAK13 genome is shown below.
GATCATGCGCAGGAACGAGGCGTGTAATGACCACGACGGGTCGGGGGCACTGTTGCCCAGCAGGTCGAGGATGCGCCGGTTCTTGAACGACGGAGTACGCCCGCCATGTTGTTCCAGGGCCGCACCGCAGAAGGCGTTCAAGAGGATTTCCAGGGTGGTGTAGGCGCCGATTTCATGCAGGGTCTTGCGCTTGTCCTGGAAGATTTTCTTGCGGGCCATGTCCTTGGCATCCAGCACGCAGCGCTTGGCCGGGCCGTGCATGTGTTCCACCAGGTCTCCCGGCAGGGTACCGGCCAGCAAGGCGTCCTGTTGCTCGACGAACGCCCGGGCCGCGGCATTGGTCAGGTGCTCGATGGCCTTGCCCCGCAGAATCGCCAGCTTGCGTCGCCGGGAGTCCAGCGGGCCGAGCTGCCGATAGGTTTGCGGTAAGTCGTCGCCCACCAGGTCCAGCAGCAATGACTCGACCTCGGCGTATTCCAGCAGCTCCATTTCCAGGCCGTCTTCAAGGTCGATCAGCGCGTAACAGATATCGTCGGCAGCCTCCATCAGGTACACCAGCGGGTGGCGGGCCCAGCGTTGCTCTTCCAGTTGCGGCAAGCCGAGTTTCTGGGCGATCTGTTCGAGAATCGGCAACTCGCTCTGGTAGCAGCCGAACTTGTGCTTCTTGTAGCCCAGGGAGTCGGCGTGCCGGGCAGTCCAGGGGTATTTCAGGTAGGTGCCCAAGGTGGCGTAGGTGAGCCGGGTGCCGCCATCGAACTGGTGGTATTCCAGTTGGGTGAGCACCCGGAAACCCTGGGCATTGCCTTCGAAATTGAGGAAGTCATTGCGCTCGGCGCTGCTCATGTCATCCAGCCAGCCACGTCCGGAAGCCTGTTGGAACCAATGCCGGATCGCGTCTTCACCAGAGTGGCCGAAGGGTGGATTGCCGATGTCGTGGGCCAGGCAGGCCGACTGCACCACCATGCCCAGGTCACTCGGGTCGCACCAGTCGGGCAGGGCGCTGCGGATCGTCTCACCCACACGCATGCCCAGGGACCGGCCCACGCAACTGACTTCCAGGGAGTGGGTCAGCCGAGTGTGGATGTGATCGTTGCTGGTCACCGGGTGCACTTGGGTCTTGCGGCCCAGGCGGCGAAACGCGCCGGAAAAGATGATGCGGTCGTGGTCTTTGTGAAAGGGGCTGCGGCCCAGTTCTTCCGGGCTGTGCAGGGGTTTTCCAAGACGTTCGCGGGTTAGCAGGGTGGGCCAATCCAAGGCGGGTACTCTCCGTGCGGTGAATGACGTCGCCCAGCTTCCCGGTTCAGCCAGGCCTGCGCAAGCGAAAAACTACAGGCCGACGGCGTCGATATCGATTAACAGCAGGCGCTGACCATTATCAAAGAATTGTCCGGCCGTCAGGCAGTATTGGTTGGTGGTGGCGTCGCGATAGGTTGATGACAGGCTCAAGCGCCGCTCCTCCCAGCCCTCGGCGAGCAGATGATAGAAGTACGGGCGCCATGACCAGTTATGTCCCAGGTAGCGGCTGTCGGCTTGCCAGGCACCCTGGTGCCATTCGAAATTGGGCGTCAGTTGCGTGCCATGCCGATCACACTGGTAAAAACGCAGCAGCCAGGGAAACGCCGGCAATTGCGGCAGCTGGCTCAGGGGCGCCTGTGCCTGCGCCCAGGTTTGCAGGATCTGCATCAGTTCTGCCAGTTGGTGGCGCAGGTGCATGATCCGGCCGCGCTCGGCCAGCTTCTGCTGGACATACCCGGTGCGCAGATGGGCGAAACGCGGCACGAACGCGTCGGTGGCGAACCAGTCCAGTTGGGCCTGGGCAAACAGGTAGCCCTGGACATAACGTGAACCACATTCCAGGGCGAAATTCAGCTGTGCCTCGGTTTCCACGCCTTCGGCAATGATCCAGCAGCCGGTTTTTTCCGCCATCTGCGCCAGTGCGCGTACCACCTCACCACTTGGGCCGCCCCGGGCAGCGGCCTGGAACAGGCGCATGTCCAGCTTGAGGATGTCTGGCTGCAAGGCCAGCACCCGGTCCAGCTGGGAATAGCCGGCGCCGAAGTCATCAATGGCAATCCGCGCCCCGGCCTCGCGGTAGCGCTCCACCACTTCGGCCAGGCGCAGGATATCGCCGCCCAGTTCCGTGATCTCGAACACGATGCGGCGCGGGTCGACGTTGTGTACCTGCAGTTGTTTGAGGCTCGGCAGGGCCTGACCCGGGCGCAGGCGGGTGATCCAGCGTGGCGAAATATTCAGGCTGAGGAACCAGTCTTCCGGCGCTTCATGCAGGCGGCTCAGGGCGTTGTCACGAATCTGCCGGTCCAGTCGGCGCAAGGCTACGGAGGGCGTGCGCGGGTCGGCAAACAGCGGACCCACCGAGCGCAGTTGGCCGTTCGCCTGGCGCAGGCGGCCCAGGGCTTCTACGCCGGCGATGCGGCCGGTGGCGGTATCGATGAATGGCTGGAAGCAGGCGAGCGGTTGCCCGTCGATCACGGGGCCTCCTTAAAAGACCGGAAATGAAAAAGGCCCGGCCCTCGATGGAGAGGGCCGGGCCTGATCTGTTTGCAAGAATGCAGCCAGCGCGGCTCAACTTTTGCGCGAAGCACCTTGCATGGCCAGTTTGATCAGCGGGATCAGACCGGCACCCAGCCGCACCAGGCGGGTCATGGTGCCGATTCCGCCGCCCTTGGCGCCTTTGCCGGTGAGAAAGCCCAGCAGTGTCACCACGCCCACGCCCCACAGCGGCGCGTGCTTGATGCCAAAGCCGTCCTGCCAGCTCTGGCCCATGTTGCGGACCTTTTGCAGCGGCAGCATCAGTTGCTGGGACTCGTGACGAATTTCCTGGCGGTGCATTTCCATGCGCAGGCGGATCAACGCCTTGCGCATCTCCCGCCGGGAAGTGTTTTGCGGCAATTCAGTCAGGCTCATGGCAGCAGGCGCTCCCGGTCGTTGGCCAGTTCTTCGAGGGTGGCGTGGAACGGCGTGGACTCATCGAACACCGCCGCCTTCAAGCGCAACCCGCAGAAAGCGGCGGCCAAGATGTAGAACACACACAGGCTGATGATCCCGGTCAGGCGGTAGGTGTCCCACACCAGAATCATCACCAGCGCCGACAGGCCCACCAGCAACAGCAAGGCAAACACCAGCGCCAGGCCGGCAAACAGCAGCAGGCTGACGGTGCGGGCTTTCTGCTCCTGCAGCTCGATGCCAAACAGCTCGACGTGGCTGTGCAGCAAACCCAGGACAGCCGCGCCCAGGCGCCGTGAAGTAGAACTTGGGCCCGTGGACGAGCCGGATTCGCCGATAGACATAAATTAGCGCCTTGTAGCCAGCAGGCCGATCAAAAAGCCCACACCGGCCGCGATGCCGACGGACTGCCAAGGGTTGGCCTGGACATAGTCTTCCGTGGCCGTGACAGCCGCCTGGCCGCGTTCGCGCAGGGAGTCTTCGGTCAGTTGCAGGGTTTCCCGGGCCTTGAGCAGGCTTTCGTGAATCTTGCTGCGCAGTTCATCCGCCTGGTCGCCCGCGAGGATCGCGGTGTCGTCCAACAGCTTCTCGGTATCGCTGACCAGGGTTTGAAAATCCGCCATCAATATTTCTTGAGCAGTCTTTGCCGTATTTCTGGCCATGGTTATCTCCGTGAGTGGCTGGTCTGTTTACTTTTGGTTTCGAGTCACCGGCGTCGGTGAAGGTTCACTGCAATTGTCTGGTACAGCTTTTGCTTTGCCTTGGTGCGCGGGCCAGGGGCCTTGCGCTGAATCCGGGCGGTTGGGGCTAAAACCCTGAAAAACCTTACCCTAAATAACTAAAACTCGCGGAAAAACCCTGTCGGATTCTGCCTTTCTCACTGAACGCTGCGCTAAAGCGGTTCACGGCCTCAATAGAGGGTCGGGCCGCCGGTGCCAATTTAGTGCGCGTCATGAAGGTCATGAACTGCTTTGGTGCTTTTTCCTGCATGTGCAGGCCTGCCATTCTCCATGGAAAATTTGCAAAGCGCGGTGGACACCCTCGTCCACAGTTCCAACACGCTGTTTATTCTGATTGGTGCGGTCATGGTCCTGGCCATGCACGCCGGCTTTGCGTTCCTGGAAGTCGGCACCGTGCGCCAGAAGAACCAGGTCAATGCCCTGTCGAAAATCCTCAGTGACTTCGCCATCTCCACATTGGCCTATTTCTTTATAGGCTATTGGATCTCCTATGGCGTGACGTTCATGCAACCGGCGGCGGTGATCAGCGCTGACCACGGCTATGGCCTGGTGAAATTCTTCTTCCTGCTGACCTTCGCTGCGGCGATCCCGGCGATCATTTCCGGGGGGATTGCCGAGCGTGCACGTTTTGTTCCGCAACTGTGTGCCACCGCGTTGATCGTGGCCTTCATCTACCCGTTTTTCGAAGGCATGGTGTGGAACGGCAACTACGGGCTGCAAGCCTGGTTGCTGGCCACCTTCGGCGCCAGCTTCCATGACTTTGCCGGCAGCGTCGTGGTGCACGCCATGGGCGGCTGGCTGGCGCTGGCGGCGGTGTTGCTGCTGGGGCCACGGCAAGGGCGTTATCGGGAGGGGCGGCTGGTGGCGTTTGCGCCGTCGAGCATCCCGTTCCTCGCGTTGGGCTCGTGGATTCTGATCGTCGGCTGGTTTGGCTTTAACGTCATGAGCGCGCAAACCCTCTCTGGCGTCAGCGGGCTGGTGGCGGTCAATTCGTTGATGGCGATGGTCGGCGGCACGGTCGCGGCGTTGGTGATCGGGCGCAACGACCCTGGCTTCTTGCACAACGGCCCGTTGGCCGGCTTGGTGGCGATCTGTGCCGGTTCCGACCTGATGCACCCGGTAGGCGCGCTGGTGACGGGCGTGGTGGCGGGGGGCTTGTTTGTCTGGTGCTTCATCGCGGCCCAGGATCGCTGGAAGATCGATGATGTGCTGGGTGTGTGGCCGCTGCATGGCCTGTGCGGCGTGTGGGGCGGGATCGCCTGCGGGATCTTCGGCCAGACCGCCCTCGGTGGGCTGGGCGGCGTGAGTCTGTTCAGCCAGTTGATCGGCACCGCGCTGGGCGTGCTGGTGGCGCTGGTCGGCGGCTTCCTGGTGTACGGTGTGATCAAGCGCGTTTACGGCCTGCGCCTGAGTCAGGAAGAGGAGTATTACGGCGCCGATTTGTCGATCCACAAGATTGGCGCCGTCAGTCAGGACTGAGGGGCGGTTTGCGTTTAGGGGGTTGCGCCTTGCCGCTGCTAATATGGGCAAACAACAACCAGGCGACACCCTTTCAAACGGAACTTGAATGCCAACCTCTCAACGTTTGCCCCTTGCCCACAGGCCAATAATAATCCTGGGGACCGGGCATGCACTGCCTGAGCACATCCTCACCAGTGCGCAACTGGATGTTCAACTCGGCCTGGTAGCCGGCAGCGTCGCTCGCGTCAGCGGCGTCACCCATCGGCACGTGGCCAGCCGTCGCGAAAACGCCGCGAGCCTCGGTGCCATCGCCGCACACCGGGCATTGCTGGCCGCGGGGCTGGCGCTGGAGCAGATCGACCTGGTGGTCTGTGCCAGTGGCACCATGGACCAGGGCATGCCGTGTAACGCCGCGTTGTTGCACCGCGAATTGGGGTTGGGGTCTTCCGGCATTCCCGCCATGGACATCAATGCAAGTTGCCTGGGGTTTATCGCCGCGCTGGATACGCTGTCCTGGCCGCTGCTGGCCGGGCGCTACCAGCGCATCTTGCTGGTGTGTTCGGACATCGCTTCCTGCGGGCTGGACTGGCAGCAGGTGGAAGTCTGCGCAATCTTCGGCGACGGTGCTGCGGCGGTGGTGCTGGCGGTCAGCGACGTCGGGTCGAAAATCCTGGCCTCAAACCTCAAGACGTATTCCGAAGGCGCAGATTTGTGCCAGATCCCCGCCGGCGGTTCGCGTCATCACCCGCGGCGCATCGACGGCCCGTTCGAACCACTGACCAGTTTTTCGATGCAGGGCAAAAGCGTGTTTCGGCTGGCGGCCAAACACCTGCCCATGCTGGTGGATGAACTGCTGGATCAGGCCGGTTTGACCAAGTCGCAGATTGATTGGGTCATCCCGCACCAGGCCAGCCAGCAGGCGATGCAGCATGCGGCCCGGCGGTTGGGATTTGCCCCTGAACAGGTCATCGACATCTTCGCTTCGCACGGCAATCAGGTGGCGGCGTCACTGCCCACCGCGCTGGATATCGCCGTCCGTGACCAGCGTATCCAGCGCGGCCAGCGCCTGATGTTGATAGGTACCGGCGCGGGCTTATCCCTTGGCGGCATGGTCCTGGAGTACTGATGAAAGTTCTCGTCACCGGTGGCACCGGATTCATTGGTCGGCACATTGTCTGGCGCCTCGTCGGCCAGGGGTGTGAGGTGCAGTTTACCGGCCGCAATGCCCGTGCTGCGGCCGAGGTCATTCGCCAGAGCCCCGGCGTGGCATCCTGGGTGCCGCTGGAACACGGCACCTCAGGGGCTTGCCGCACGTTGCTCGATGCCTCGCATGCGTGTGCGGCGGTGGTTCATTGCGCGGCGCTGTCCTCGCCATGGGGCACGGTGCCAGCATTTGCCCGAGCCAATCTCGATTCCACTGCCGAGGTGCTGAATGCCTGCCGCGTCAACCAGGTGAAGCGGCTGGTGCACTTGTCCACACCCAGTCTGTATTTTGCGTTCCGTGATCGTCTCGATATTCGTGAAGACGAACCACTGCCACCCCCGGTCAACGAATACGCGCGCAGCAAGGCATTGGCGGAAGTGCGGGTGAATGAGGCGGGGCTTGCCGAAGCAGTGATCCTGCGCCCGCGTGCGGTGTTTGGCCCGTGGGACGCCACCTTGATGCCACGTTTGGTGCGGGTGATGCAGCGCGGGCCGATTCCGCTGATGCGAGGGGGGCAGGCGCAACTGGACCTTACCTGCGTCGACAACCTGGTACACGCGGTGCTGTTGAGCCTGACCCAACCGCTGCCTCGGGCGGTGTGCACCTATAACGTCAGCAATGGCACGCCGTTGACGGTCGCTGACTTACTGCAACGCGTCGCCGAGCAGTTTCAACTGAATCTGCGCACCCGGCGCGTGCCATGGCGACTCATGGACGCGCTGGCTCGGGTGCTGGAAGTCGGCGCACACCTGAGAGGCAGCGGCGAGCCGTTGCTGACACGCTATGGCGCCGGTGTGCTGGCGTTCAGCCAAACCCTGGACCTGAGTGCCATTCGAAACGAGCTGGGCTACCGCCCGGTCGTGACGCAGGACGAAGGCATCCGCCAGCACGCACAGTGGTGGCTTGCCCAACAAGGAGTGGGAGCATGAGCCGTACTGTCAGCCTGAGTGTGTTGCGCGCCGGCTGGTGCCAGCACCTGGAATGCCTGGCCGATCGGGGAGGGCGCTGGGTGCCGACGCGTTTTCCGGCCTTGTGCGGTTTGATCCGCCATCCCGACGCGGGCTGGATACTCTACGACACCGGTTACGCCGAGCACTTTTTTAACGCCACCCAGGCACTGCCCGAGCGCCTGTATCGCAGCGCGGTGCCGGTCGAGCTGCCGGTGAAAGAACAGCTGCTCACGCAATTGCGCGCATTCGGTATCGGTCCCGATGACATACGCACGGTGATCATTTCGCACTTCCACAGCGATCACATCGCCGGGCTCAGGGACTTCCCCCAGGCCAAGTTCATCGCATTGGAGGCCGACCGCAAACACATCGACAGCCTGCGGGGCCATCGCTGGCGAGCGACCCTGGGCGGTCATCTGCCGGCGTTGTTGCCCGACGATTTCGCCGCGCGCATGACCCTCGCCGACACCTGCAAAAAAGCCGCGCTGCCGGACTGGATGACACCGTTTCATCAAGGTCTGGATCTGCTCGGCGATGGCAGCCTGCTGGGCGTTCCGCTGCCGGGGCATAGCGAAGGGCAGTTGGGTTTGTTCAT
Proteins encoded:
- a CDS encoding deoxyguanosinetriphosphate triphosphohydrolase encodes the protein MDWPTLLTRERLGKPLHSPEELGRSPFHKDHDRIIFSGAFRRLGRKTQVHPVTSNDHIHTRLTHSLEVSCVGRSLGMRVGETIRSALPDWCDPSDLGMVVQSACLAHDIGNPPFGHSGEDAIRHWFQQASGRGWLDDMSSAERNDFLNFEGNAQGFRVLTQLEYHQFDGGTRLTYATLGTYLKYPWTARHADSLGYKKHKFGCYQSELPILEQIAQKLGLPQLEEQRWARHPLVYLMEAADDICYALIDLEDGLEMELLEYAEVESLLLDLVGDDLPQTYRQLGPLDSRRRKLAILRGKAIEHLTNAAARAFVEQQDALLAGTLPGDLVEHMHGPAKRCVLDAKDMARKKIFQDKRKTLHEIGAYTTLEILLNAFCGAALEQHGGRTPSFKNRRILDLLGNSAPDPSWSLHASFLRMIDFIAGMTDSYASEMAREMTGRSSPQ
- a CDS encoding EAL domain-containing protein, which codes for MIDGQPLACFQPFIDTATGRIAGVEALGRLRQANGQLRSVGPLFADPRTPSVALRRLDRQIRDNALSRLHEAPEDWFLSLNISPRWITRLRPGQALPSLKQLQVHNVDPRRIVFEITELGGDILRLAEVVERYREAGARIAIDDFGAGYSQLDRVLALQPDILKLDMRLFQAAARGGPSGEVVRALAQMAEKTGCWIIAEGVETEAQLNFALECGSRYVQGYLFAQAQLDWFATDAFVPRFAHLRTGYVQQKLAERGRIMHLRHQLAELMQILQTWAQAQAPLSQLPQLPAFPWLLRFYQCDRHGTQLTPNFEWHQGAWQADSRYLGHNWSWRPYFYHLLAEGWEERRLSLSSTYRDATTNQYCLTAGQFFDNGQRLLLIDIDAVGL
- a CDS encoding phage holin family protein; translated protein: MSIGESGSSTGPSSTSRRLGAAVLGLLHSHVELFGIELQEQKARTVSLLLFAGLALVFALLLLVGLSALVMILVWDTYRLTGIISLCVFYILAAAFCGLRLKAAVFDESTPFHATLEELANDRERLLP
- a CDS encoding DUF883 family protein, which encodes MARNTAKTAQEILMADFQTLVSDTEKLLDDTAILAGDQADELRSKIHESLLKARETLQLTEDSLRERGQAAVTATEDYVQANPWQSVGIAAGVGFLIGLLATRR
- a CDS encoding ammonium transporter, which encodes MENLQSAVDTLVHSSNTLFILIGAVMVLAMHAGFAFLEVGTVRQKNQVNALSKILSDFAISTLAYFFIGYWISYGVTFMQPAAVISADHGYGLVKFFFLLTFAAAIPAIISGGIAERARFVPQLCATALIVAFIYPFFEGMVWNGNYGLQAWLLATFGASFHDFAGSVVVHAMGGWLALAAVLLLGPRQGRYREGRLVAFAPSSIPFLALGSWILIVGWFGFNVMSAQTLSGVSGLVAVNSLMAMVGGTVAALVIGRNDPGFLHNGPLAGLVAICAGSDLMHPVGALVTGVVAGGLFVWCFIAAQDRWKIDDVLGVWPLHGLCGVWGGIACGIFGQTALGGLGGVSLFSQLIGTALGVLVALVGGFLVYGVIKRVYGLRLSQEEEYYGADLSIHKIGAVSQD
- a CDS encoding beta-ketoacyl-ACP synthase 3, coding for MPTSQRLPLAHRPIIILGTGHALPEHILTSAQLDVQLGLVAGSVARVSGVTHRHVASRRENAASLGAIAAHRALLAAGLALEQIDLVVCASGTMDQGMPCNAALLHRELGLGSSGIPAMDINASCLGFIAALDTLSWPLLAGRYQRILLVCSDIASCGLDWQQVEVCAIFGDGAAAVVLAVSDVGSKILASNLKTYSEGADLCQIPAGGSRHHPRRIDGPFEPLTSFSMQGKSVFRLAAKHLPMLVDELLDQAGLTKSQIDWVIPHQASQQAMQHAARRLGFAPEQVIDIFASHGNQVAASLPTALDIAVRDQRIQRGQRLMLIGTGAGLSLGGMVLEY
- a CDS encoding NAD-dependent epimerase/dehydratase family protein, which produces MKVLVTGGTGFIGRHIVWRLVGQGCEVQFTGRNARAAAEVIRQSPGVASWVPLEHGTSGACRTLLDASHACAAVVHCAALSSPWGTVPAFARANLDSTAEVLNACRVNQVKRLVHLSTPSLYFAFRDRLDIREDEPLPPPVNEYARSKALAEVRVNEAGLAEAVILRPRAVFGPWDATLMPRLVRVMQRGPIPLMRGGQAQLDLTCVDNLVHAVLLSLTQPLPRAVCTYNVSNGTPLTVADLLQRVAEQFQLNLRTRRVPWRLMDALARVLEVGAHLRGSGEPLLTRYGAGVLAFSQTLDLSAIRNELGYRPVVTQDEGIRQHAQWWLAQQGVGA
- a CDS encoding MBL fold metallo-hydrolase, which translates into the protein MSRTVSLSVLRAGWCQHLECLADRGGRWVPTRFPALCGLIRHPDAGWILYDTGYAEHFFNATQALPERLYRSAVPVELPVKEQLLTQLRAFGIGPDDIRTVIISHFHSDHIAGLRDFPQAKFIALEADRKHIDSLRGHRWRATLGGHLPALLPDDFAARMTLADTCKKAALPDWMTPFHQGLDLLGDGSLLGVPLPGHSEGQLGLFMPDAQGRPVFLVADACWSVPACRAGRLPAPPALWFASHDAKQYRQTYSGLGELIRREPAVAVLPSHCTHAWEAFGDER